Proteins found in one Coffea eugenioides isolate CCC68of chromosome 5, Ceug_1.0, whole genome shotgun sequence genomic segment:
- the LOC113770913 gene encoding persulfide dioxygenase ETHE1 homolog, mitochondrial — protein sequence MLRFRLLSFSLSPISSSSSPVFKPHTRNRFLFLNKLSSQMGSYTTASESQLSGSKKLLFRQLFEKDSSTYTYLLADASHPDKPALLVDPVDKTADRDLSLVKELGLKLIYAINTHVHADHVTGTGLIKSKVPGVKSIISKASNAQADLLIEPGDKVYFGDLFLEVRATPGHTLGCVTYVTGDGPNQPQPRMAFTGDALLIRGCGRTDFQGGSSETLYKSVHTQIFTLPKDTLVYPAHDYKGFTVSTVGEEMKYNPRLTKDEAGFKGIMENLNLPYPKMLDVAVPANMLCGLQDVESKAN from the exons ATGCTACGCTTTCGATTATTAAGTTTCTCTCTATCTCCaatctcatcatcatcatctccAGTTTTTAAGCCTCATACGCGGAaccgttttcttttcttgaataaGCTAAGTTCGCAAATGGGTTCTTACACAACGGCGTCCGAGTCTCAATTATCAGGCTCAAAGAAGCTTCTTTTCCGGCAGCTTTTTGAGAAGGATTCTTCTACTTACACCTATCTCCTTGCTGATGCTTCTCACCCTGATAAACCTGCCCTG TTGGTTGACCCAGTAGATAAAACAGCAGATAGGGATCTATCTCTTGTTAAAGAACTTGGTTTGAAGCTTATCTATGCTATCAACACTCATGTACATGCTGATCATGTTACCGGCACTGGCTTGATCAAG AGTAAGGTTCCAGGGGTAAAATCTATCATATCTAAAGCAAGCAATGCACAAGCTGATCTTCTAATTGAACCTGGTGACAAAGTCTATTTTGGTGATCTGTTTCTTGAG GTTCGTGCTACACCAGGTCATACATTAGGTTGTGTGACATATGTTACTGGGGATGGGCCTAATCAACCTCAACCAAGAATGGCTTTCACCGGTGATGCTCTATTGATTCGTGGATGTGGTAGGACAGATTTTCAG GGTGGAAGTTCCGAGACTTTATACAAATCAGTACATACACAG ATCTTTACGCTGCCAAAAGATACATTGGTGTATCCTGCTCACGACTATAAGGGATTCACA GTTAGTACTGTGGGAGAGGAGATGAAGTATAATCCTCGCTTGACCAAGGATGAG GCCGGATTCAAAGGCATCATGGAGA ATCTGAACTTGCCATACCCAAAGATGTTGGACGTAGCAGTCCCTGCAAACATGCTTTGTGGATTGCAAGATGTGGAATCCAAAGCCAATTAA
- the LOC113770467 gene encoding 60S ribosomal protein L18a-like protein translates to MSDDGKESYRSHHHHHISHHHHHHDDEEKQESLPPPPPPPEYGTFQGVANYPPQPVIGFPQPVPPPGASDRPYYAHGYQAVPGHTVAEGTPVTGRQRRLPCCGIGLGWFLFIIGFFLAAIPWYFAAFIILCAKVDPREKPGYITCTVAAILATIAIIVGATKGDW, encoded by the exons ATGAGTGACGATGGGAAAGAGAGCTACCGctcccaccaccaccaccacatATCCCACCACCATCACCACcatgatgatgaagaaaaacaagaatcactaccaccaccgccaccaccaCCCGAATATGGAACTTTCCAAGGAGTAGCCAACTACCCTCCTCAGCCAGTGATCGGCTTCCCTCAGCCGGTCCCACCTCCAGGTGCCTCAGATCGACCATACTATGCTCATGGTTATCAGGCTGTCCCGG GACATACTGTTGCTGAGGGAACACCTGTAACAGGAAGACAGCGTCGTCTCCCTTGCTGTGGCATTGGCCTTGGCTGGTTCCT GTTTATCATTGGCTTCTTTCTTGCTGCAATCCCCTGGTATTTTGCTGCATTCATCATACTCTGTGCAAAAGTTGATCCTCGAGAAAAGCCTGGATATATTACATGCACTGTTGCT GCCATTCTTGCTACTATTGCTATTATTGTGGGCGCGACGAAGGGGGACTGGTGA
- the LOC113771886 gene encoding cytochrome P450 CYP72A219-like: MRLATHLIETATKLDRLVIQFDKVCPKVTEEDAKRKLLSVPKASINAAIVLNHEKDRYSHSPSNNFQLKKSCLMIIPWNCLCLSTALDPRNGFVLFKIDDICKLAEKFYPNDFMEQELIHLRIELQHFELDIPNHPELQELSGIHELCQDMVKTRKSVIYPPIDRLIRLVLTLPVSTATIERAFSKPVAVILASSFKLKTKILVSEHAGEKSFYWVGPVAKVLIMDPELIREILTKNVIFKKPIPNPLAKFLVAGLAGYEDEKWAKHRKIVTPAFYVEKLKNMLPKMYFCCNEMIRKWETLLAEKSCLELDVQPHFDDLTSDVISRTTFGNCHAQGRKIFKLQKEQAELTGQVLKSVYIPGWSFLPTKRNKRMKKINNELQALFLDIIMERERVMKLGKDDDDNLLSMLLKSNAREIQEQGKKHGLSTGEVIEECKTFYFAGQESTSNLLAWTMVLLSMHPHWQVHAREEILQVFGNNKPDYDGLNRLKIVTMILYEVLRLYPPSIIFSRTIYEETKLGEMSFPPGVFLMLPIILLHHDPQLWGEDCKEFKPERFSQGIAKATKNQLSFFPFSWGPRICIGNNFALMEAKLALTMILQHFEFELSPSYIHAPCFVVTHKPQHGANIIMRKI; encoded by the exons ATGAGGCTTGCCACTCATCTGATAGAGACTGCTACAAAATTGGACAGACTTGTGATCCAATTTGACAAAGTCTGTCCAAAAGTAACAGAAGAAGATGCCAAAAGAAAGCTATTATCGGTGCCAAAGGCTTCCATCAACGCTGCTATAGTCTTGAATCATGAGAAAGATCGATATTCTCACTCTCCCTCTAATAATTTCCAGCTGAAGAAGTCCT GTTTAATGATCATACCGTGGAATTGCTTGTGTTTGAGCACTGCTTTAGATCCTAGAAATGGATTTGTGCTGTTCAAGATTGATGATATTTGTAAACTTGCAGAGAAGTTCTATCCGAATGATTTTATGGAGCAAGAACTAATACATCTAAGAATAGAACTTCAACATTTTGAGCTCGATATTCCAAATCATCCTGAATTGCAAGAATTATCTGGTATTCATGAGTTATGTCAAGACATGgtgaagacaagaaaatcaGTGATATATCCTCCTATTGACAGATTGATTAGACTTGTTCTTACTCTTCCTGTATCAACTGCAACTATAGAGCGGGCATTTTCA AAGCCAGTTGCAGTCATACTTGCAAGCAGCTTTAAACTAAAGACAAAAATCCTTGTTTCG GAACATGCAGGTGAAAAATCATTCTATTGGGTTGGTCCAGTGGCAAAGGTGCTTATAATGGACCCTGAACTAATAAGAGAAATATTGACTAAAAATGTCATCTTCAAGAAGCCAATTCCCAACCCACTGGCCAAGTTTCTAGTAGCTGGTTTGGCAGGCTATGAAGATGAGAAGTGGGCTAAGCACAGAAAGATTGTCACCCCAGCTTTCTATGTGGAGAAGCTCAAG AACATGCTGCCTAAAATGTACTTTTGCTGCAATGAAATGATAAGGAAGTGGGAAACTCTATTAGCAGAAAAGAGTTGTTTGGAGTTGGATGTGCAGCCTCATTTTGATGATTTAACCAGCGATGTGATTTCAAGAACTACATTCGGAAACTGCCACGCACAAGGAAGAAAGATATTCAAGCTTCAGAAAGAACAAGCAGAATTAACTGGCCAAGTTTTGAAATCAGTTTACATTCCAGGATGGAG TTTTCTACCAACAAAGAGAAACAAGAGAATGAAAAAGATCAACAATGAACTCCAAGCTCTTTTTCTAGATATTATAATGGAAAGAGAAAGGGTCATGAAGCTAGGAAAAGATGATGATGACAACCTGTTGTCTATGTTATTGAAATCCAATGCAAGAGAAATTCAAGAGCAAGGAAAAAAGCATGGTTTGAGTACTGGCGAGGTGATTGAGGAATGCAAAACATTTTACTTTGCTGGCCAAGAAAGTACCTCAAATCTGCTGGCATGGACCATGGTTTTGTTAAGCATGCACCCACATTGGCAAGTTCATGCTAGAGAAGAGATTTTGCAAGTTTTCGGGAATAACAAACCAGATTATGATGGCTTAAACCGCCTCAAAATT GTAACGATGATTTTGTACGAAGTTCTGAGGTTGTATCCACCATCTATAATATTCTCAAGGACCATCTACGAAGAAACAAAACTAGGAGAAATGAGTTTTCCTCCAGGTGTATTCCTCATGTTACCTATAATCCTACTGCATCATGATCCTCAACTCTGGGGTGAAGACTGCAAAGAATTCAAACCTGAAAGATTTTCCCAAGGCATCGCTAAAGCCACGAAAAATCAACTTTCATTCTTTCCTTTCAGCTGGGGTCCTCGAATTTGCATCGGTAACAATTTTGCTTTGATGGAAGCTAAACTTGCTTTGACAATGATACTTCAACATTTCGAATTTGAGCTTTCTCCATCTTATATTCATGCTCCTTGTTTCGTTGTAACCCATAAACCTCAACATGGCGCAAATATAATTATGCGCAAAATATAG